DNA from bacterium:
CCGGGGCAGCGTGGCCGACAACCTCCGGGTCTACCGCACGATCCGGTCGCTTTCGTCGCTTCCCGAAAGAATGGTGGTCGAGTTCGGACGGTGGTGGCCGATGCGGTTTTACGAAGCCGACGTCCTTATCTGCCCCTTTTTCACCTACGCCGATCCCGCCGAGGCCCCCTTGGCCGATTTCGCCGTCGAGGTGCTGCGCGACGGCGTCGAGGTGGAAGGAGTAGTGGCCGACGATACCCACACCGTGTATATGCCGCCGCTGTTGGAAATGGCGGACGTCCGGGTGGGCCCGGAGAGCCGGGAGCGGCTTCCCCTCGTCATTTACGACGGCGCCCTCCGCGGAGAATATTTCAACGGCGACATTCTGCGGATGAACGCCCGGATGGTGGAAATCAAGCCCGCCGCCGGGGCGCGGTATACGGCGGCCCTGGTCACTCTCTGGGACAACATCCGCAAGATCGGCGAACGAACCGACGGCCCCCCGGCCTGATGTGCGAACGGTCATGAAGGAGTACGAAGATGACGGACACCTTCGATACGATGATGAATAAGTTTCTGGTCCCCCTGGAAACGCTGACGGGGGGAGTCAAGGATTCGGTCTACTTCCTGCGCCGCGACGGCTGCTTCGTTTTTTCCCATGGGTACTACCATCCCCACCCCGGGGAGTTCATCGGCAAGATCATCTACTATCCCACCCCCGAGGGCACCGCCGATATCTGGGGGCGCAGATACGAGGCCATGCACAAGGCCTGGGTGGGAGGGGAGCATGTCGCCATTCTCAACGACGTCCAGATCGTCAAACATTACGAAATCGACCCCCGGCTCGACCCTTCCCGGCCCCGACCGCTGGTGGCCGATTTCACCCTGGAGTTTCCCCTCGAGGAGTTTCTCGGATACTTCGATCCCCACCATTCCCTGATCGAATGCACCGCCCTGCACCCGGTGGTGGGGGAGTGGGTGGAAAAAACCTCGGCTCTCTTCGATTTCCCCCGGGAGAAGATGGGGGTGACCGGCTCCCTCGCCTACGGGAAAATCGAGGAAGCGGACATGGATTTCGACGTCATCTTCGCCGGCTCCATGGAAGAAAACGCCCGGGTGATCGAGCGTATCCGCGAACTGGTCCGCGACCCTTCCCGGCAGGTTTTCGAGTTCGGGAAGTACTGGCCGATTCGGACCTACCACGAAGGTTTCCTGATCTGCCCCTTCTTCGTGTACGAAAACGTCGCCGACGCTCCGCTCGGCGGCCGCGACCGGGTCCGCCTGGTTCGGGACGGGGTGGAGGGGCGGGGAACGGTCGCCGACGATTCCCACTCCTGCTATCTCCCCATCGTGCTGGACCTGGAAGACGTCGTCTTCGCCGGCGGTGAAACCCGGGGGCACCTGCGCCTGATCTGCTACGACGGTTCCATCCGGGGGGAATACCGCCGGGGGGAAACGGTGGCCTTCGACCGCGGACGTCTTCTCGAGGTGGAACGGGACGGCCGACCCACGGAGGCGCTGGCCCTCGATTTCCATAAATACCTGGCCCGGGTCTGAAGGGGGGATGAAAAAAGCGCTGCCGGCCGCGGTCTTGGCGGGAATATTCTTGGCCGCCCCGCCCGGTTTCGCCCGGCCTCCCGTCTTCAAGCTGGGGCGGCCGGCGGATTACCCTCCGGGAACCGTCCGCCACCTGATCTTCTACGACGCTTTCCTGGTCTCCGACGAAGAAGGCATCTACGCCATCTCCTCCATCTGCACGCTGCGCGGGGGGCCCACGTTCTACCCGGCCAAGGACGAACGGGGCGCCTTCGTCTGCCGCCGCTGCCATTCCCTCTACGACCTCGAGGGCAATCCCGTGCTGGGAGCGGCCCGGGATCCGTTGCCCTGGCTGCGGTTGGAGGTGGGGGAGGACGGCTATCTTTATCTCTACCGGGACCGCCGCGGGGAACGCGGTCTTCGTATCCCCCACGATCCCCAGGCTCTCCCCGTTCCCGGCCGGGGACGCCCGGTCGAACTTCCGCCGTTTCTCATGCGTTGACGGCCCGGGCCGGCTCCCCTCCCGTTCCACTCCCCCCTGCCGGTCCCCGGAATCAGCTTTCCAGGGGGGCGGCGGCCTCGATCTCGACGGTTTCGACGATTCCCTGCAGCCAGGCGGTTCCGGCCGCGGCCGCGGCCGGGGAGAGCGCCTGGACGGCCGCGACGTAGCCGGCCGCGACGGGAGCGCCTTCGAATTCGGCGAGGAAGGCGTCCCGGGCGCGCGGATCGCCTTCCCGAGAAGCCTGGCCCGCCAGGATATCCCGGATCCGCCCCCAGTTGGAACAAAACGACAGTTGACCCTTGCGGGCCGGGGAATCGCGGTCTTCGATCCGGGCGGCCGAAAGAGAGCATTTATCGGCCAGTTCCCCCAGCCGCTTGGTCCGTTCCGCGATTGCGGAGTCGAGGAGTTCGACCGCTCCCGCCAGGGCCGCTCGCGTCCGGGGGTCGGCCCCGAAACGGGGGATGCGCACGTCCAGGTACCACCGCCGCAGGGCGAAAAGGTTGGCCAGGTAGTGGAGGTTTTTCCGGACCCGGGCGAGAATGTCCCCCATAACCGCGGGGTCGAAATCCTTTTCCCCTCCGGCCCTCGATCCTCCGAAAAGCAGTTTTCCGCCGGGAAGGAAATCCCGGCGCCGGACGACCCCGGCCGCTATGGTCGTGCCGAAGCCGATCCTCACCGGCCCGACCAGCCCCCCCTGGCCGCCGAGAAAGATCGGCGCCTGATTCAGCATCACGCCCCGGGGGACGTCCCCGAGCAGGGAGGGAGTGGCCTTGTCCTGGGCGGGGGTAAAGTTGAAATGAATGTAGGAGGAGCCGACTTCGCTGTGGTTTCCGCTCCCGGTTCCTCCCGCCATGAGGACGTCGCAGAAATTGATCAGGCTGCCCAGGGTGACGAAGGGGAAGAGAACGGTCTGTTTCATGCCCACCGCGTGTCCGGCGCGGGAGCCTTCTTCCAGGAGCGTTCCCGGGCGGACATGGGCTCCGGGGCCCACCAGCGCGCCTTCGAGGAAGACCGCACCCGAAAACGATCCGCCTTCCAGGGTGACGTTCCGGTCCAGCCGGCAGTCGAGAAGGGTAACCGGACCGTCTTGGCCGAGCCGGGCCCCGGGGCCGATCGCGGTCCGGGCGCCGCGGAGGCGGCAGCCGGGGTGGATGACCAGCCCGGCTGCGTCGATCCGGTCGAGGTCGACCTCGGGCGCGATTTCGACGCTTTCGGGGAGGGGTACGACCGCGCCCCGTTCCCTGAGGATGTCCAGGCTTCGTCGTTTCACCCCTCGGCCCCCTTTCCCGGTTTTCCCGCCGTTTCGGGCATGTTATACCACCGCACCGCCCACCGGGCCAGGTCGGGGGTGAAGCGCAGGCGCAGCCAGAGCGCGGCTCCCAGCCCGGTGAGGAGCAGGCGGCTCCATTGCGGGGCCTCGTCCAGGGTATAGACGAAACCCAGGGCGGCCGCCCCCGCGGCGGCCCACCCCCAGGAGGCTAATATGCGGAAGCAGAACGCGTTCCCCGCCGCCAGCAGGCCGAAAGGAGCCAGGACCGCCCAGAGAGGGTCGCTGAAGTAGGCTCCTCCTCCGGCCGCGGCCAGCAGGGCCGCACCGCCGGCGGCGCGGAAGAAAGGACCGCGGATCCGGGCCGTGAAGTTGGCGTTGCTTTTGACCACCTGGGGCGGCGGCGCGGCCGGGCTCAAGACCGCCCCCCCCAGGACGGAAAGGGCCCGGTTGAGCGTGAGCGGGGAAAGCCCTTCCTTGACCAAAGCGTCGATTTCCTGGAAAGCGAACTCCCCGTCGATAATCCCTTCCCCGATCGTGTCGGCGGGCTTGGCGGTGAAATCGGAACGGGCCCCGATGTCCCCTTCGACCGTGGAGTGGTCCTCGGAATGGGAAAACCGGTCCATGTTTCCGTGAACCATCCCGTCGGTGATGAAATGGGAGACGATCCCGAGAAACCGGGCGCACCGGGAAAGGTTGTTCTTCAGATAGGCCCGCCGGGCCTGGTACATCCGGTGCCGCGTGGTTTTCCGCGCGCGCTTCCAGACGTGCACCACGGTTCGGCGCTTGTCCGGTTCCACCGACCCTTCGACCATCTCCGGTTCGAAATAGCTCAGGCCGAAACTTTCCGCCATTTCGGCCGCGATCCGTTTATGGTCTCTCCATTTCATTGGTGGCTCCGGCGCCGCAAGGTCGTGTATACTATACACTAGTTGTCACCTCAACCAAGACAGGAGTTGCGCGGATGAAAACGGCGGCGGTTATCGGGTTTTCAATGCTGCTGGCGGCGGCTTCGGAGGCGGCCTTTCCGATGGAAGTCGACGCGCCCATCGCCCGGGTCACGGTCTACGGCCAGGCGGCCATGGTTACCCGCCATGCCGAAATTTCCGTGCCCGCCGGGGCGTCCGAACTGCGCCTGCGGGGACTCTCCCCCTCGTTGATGGACGATTCGGTTCAAGTCCGGGGGCTGGGCGCCGGGAAAACTACCATCACCGGCATCGCCGTCGAGAACGTTTTCCTGGAAAATCCCCGCCGCCAGGAGGTGGAAAAACTGGAAACCAGGCTGGAAGTCCTGCGGAACCGTCGGGAAGAGCTGAAAAAACAGCTCGACGCCCTGGCCCTTCAGCTCGCCTTTCTCGCCACCGTCCGCCCCGGGGAGAAGGCGGCGGCCCTTCCGTCCCCGGAACAGTTGCAAGGGGTGCTGGAATTCATCGGCTCGTCGGCCGGCTCGATCGGGGAGAAAACGGTCGCCGTGGAGCGGGACCGGGAGAAGATCGGGAAGGAGATCGCCGCGGTCGAGGAAGAACTGCGCCAGATCCAGGGGCCGGCTGCGGCTTCGCGCCGGGAAAAGACGGTGACGGTTTCGATCGAAGCCGACGCCCCCGGGCTCTTCAAACTCGAGCTCCTCTACATGGTGCCGGGCGCCCTGTGGCGGCCCGTGTACGACGCCCGCGCCGATCTGGCCGCGGGGCGGGTGGCGCTCGACTGCCGCGCCGAAGTCCGGCAGTCGAGCGGGGAGAACTGGGAAGGGGTGGACCTGGCCCTCTCCACCGCCCGGCCCCTGGTGGGGGGAACCCCGCCCGAGCCCCGGCCCTGGTATATCCGCTTCCTTCAACCCCAGGTTTCGGCCGCTCCCGGAGCCATGTACCGTAGGTCCGAGGGCAGGGCACTCATGGCCAAGGAAGCTTTCGCCGGGGCGGAGTTGGAGGAAGCCGCGGCCGATTTCGAGGACGCGGTCGCGGTCGAGACCGGCGCCGCCGTCTCTTTCCAGGTGCCCCGCGCCCAGGACATCCCTTCCGACGGGCAGTTCCACGGGATGATGCTGGCCCGGCGCGTTTTCCCGGGGACGTTCTCCTACCTGGCCGTTCCCCGGCTCTCGGAATCGGTGTACCTGCAGGCCCGTTTCGTCAACGACGGGGACGCTCCCTACCTGCCCGGGGAAATCAACGTCTTCAACGGCGACGACTTCATCGGCAAATCCCGGTTCGAGGGGGCGACCCCGGGCCAGGAGAGCCGGCTCGACCTCGGGGTCGACGACCGGGTCAAGGTCGAACGCACGCTTTCTTCCGAGGAAACCCGCCAGGGAGGGCTCTTCCGGGGAGACACCGCTTACCGGGAATACGCGTATCTGATCAAGGTCGAAAACTTCACCCGCGCCTCCGCCCGGATCGACGTCGTCGACCAGGTACCGGTCTCCCAGACGGCCGAAATCAAGGTGGAGATGGACGAGGTCGAGCCCCGGCCCCTGCCGGAATGGGAGGGGAAGGGCCCGGGGCTGATGAAATGGAGCCTGGACGTTCCCCCGGGAGCTTCCCGGGAGATCTCCTACAAGTATTCCGTGTCCTACCCCAAGGACCGGGAAATCCAGGGCCTGTGAGGAGGGCGGGACGGTGATCGGGAGCGCGTGGCTCTGGCTGGTTCCCCTTCTGGCCGGGTCCCCTGCCGCCGGACCCGTCCCGACTCCGGCCCCGGTCCTTTCGGAAGCGGCGGCTCGGCAGTCGCTGGGGAACGTGAAGCCCTTCTTCATCCGCAACACCGGCCAATACCCCGAGGACGTGGATTTTTATTTCAAGGGGCGCCGGGGAAACGTTTTCCTGACCGGGGAAGGAATGGTCTACGATTTCATCCGGGAGGTTGCCCCCACCGAACCCGGGGAGGAAACCGACGCCCTCCCGGGAAAAGACGGTACGGCTCCGCCGAGCTTCGAACGGCTGGTTTTCCGGCTTCGTCTCCGGGGCGCCGATCCGGCGGCGTCGGCCGCGGGGGAAAAGGAGCTGCCCGGAAAGATCAATTACTTCATCGGCCCGCAGACGGAGTGGAGGACCGGCATCCCCACGTACGAAGAAGTGGTTTACCGCCGGATCTGGCCCGGGGTCGACCTCCGGTATGTCTTCCGCGAAGGCAGTCCGCGACCGCGGCTGGAAATCTCGCCCGGCGCCGACCCGGCGGCGGCGGCCTTCGATTTCGCCGGCGTGAAAAGCGTTTCGGTGGACGCGGACGGCGCTTTGAACCTGGAAACCGCCTTCGGCGTCTTCCGCGAACCCCCGCTGCGGGCATGGCAGGAGGAGGGGAAGCCGGTCCCCGCCGTCCGGGTCGCGGACGGCGAATCGGGATATTCGATCCGGGCGCAGGAGTTCGACCCCGCCCTTCCGCTGTTCATAGAATGACCGCCGTCCCCGTATCCGTCCTCCCTCATCCGGAACGCGGATGAAACCGTCGGAGTACACCCGCTACGCCGAAGCCGCCATGACCGGCTACCTGGTCTACCTCTTCCTGTTCATCCTTTACTTTCACGAGCGGATCCCCGGCTGGCTTCCCCTGGAAGGGGCGGTGACGTCCGCCCTCGCTTTTCTGGCCGCGACGGTCCTCCTCCAGGAACGCTTCCCCGGGTCCGGGGTGCTGAGGACGGTTCGAAACTGGCTACCCCTCCCGCTCGTTCTTTTCGGCTACCATATGGTTCATTTCCTGGTCAACTCCGACCGCAACCCCGGTTTTTTGGTCGACCGCGACGGCTGGCTGATCGCCGCCGATCGTTTCCTGTTCGGCACCGATCCCACCGTCTGGCTGCAGCGGATCACCGTTCCGGGTCTGACCGAATTCATGCAGATCGTGTATGCCACCAATTACTTCCTCCCCGTCGTCCTCCTGCTCGTTCTCTTCCTCCAGCGCCGCCGCCTCGCCTTTCAGCACGCGGTCTGGGTGATCGCCCTCGGCTACGTGCTGTCCTATCTGGGATATTTCGCCGTCCCCGCCGTCGGCCCCCGCTTCACCGTCGTTCACGATGTTCCTCTCTGCGGCATCTGGTGCCGGGAGCGGCTCGCCTCCGCGATTTATTTCATGGAGGCCTGTCCCCGGGACTGCTTCCCCTCCGGGCACACCGAGATCCCGCTGGTCACCCTCTGGCTGGCCTTCCGCTGGTTTCGCCCCCTGGCCCGCGCCTACCTGCCCGTCGTCATGCTTCTGATCTGTTCCACGGTCTACCTCCGCTACCACTACGTGGTCGACGTCCTGGCCGGGATGGCTTTGGCCGGACTGGTGATTCTGGCGGGGCGCCTGACCCTTCCCCGCGCCGGGCTGGAGACGGAGGCCGGAGGGGAGGCCTGATTTCCCGGAACCGGCGCCTTCTCCCCTCCCGGCGGACGGATTTCAGGGCCGCAGAAGGATGAAGAGATCGAGCGAAGCCCCCAGCAGCCAGTGACAGACGATCACCGGCCTCAGGGAACGGCAGTGCAGTGCCGCCAGGCCGAAGACAACCCCCGCCGGGAACGACGCCGCCAGTTCGGCCGCGGGCTTATGCAGATGCATCGCTCCCGACACCGCGGCTTGAAAAACCATGGCCGGGACCAGGCCCCAGGCGCGTTTGAGCCCGAAGAGGGCGAATCCGCGGTAGAGAAATTCCCAACCGATATAATAGAGCAGGTAGGAAATCTCCAGGAGCACGACCAGGAGGATATTGGCTCCGCTGAGCGGGAATTCCTTGCCGAAGAGGGGATAGAAGCCGCGGAAATCGGCTTGATCCGCCGAAAACCAGGAGATCGTCAGAACCGCCGGAACCCCGACCGCCAGCCAGGCGAGTTCGCGTCCGCGCACCGGTTTTTTCCATCCGTAATCGGCCAGGTTCCCCATTCCGGTCCGGCGGATGATGGCGGCGGGAACGGCGAACATCAGGACCAGCGCCAGGATGAACTGGTATACCGCCGCGCCCGGCTGGGGAATGCCGGGGAGAAGGGAGGCCAGATAGTAGGCCGCGGAGATGCCGACGGTAAGGCCGGCGATGACGGCGCCGCTGCCGGGAGTGCGTCCCATCAGCTCCCGTACTCCGTCCCCGGGCCGGCCCTGGTCCCCCCCAGGAGCACGCCGATCGGCTTCAGCAGCTCCACGTGGTCGCAGATGATCTTGAAGCAGGTGGTCAGGGGGGTGGAGAGAATCATTCCGATCGGCCCCCAGATGAACCCCCAGACGATCAGGCTGAGCAGGACGGTCAAACTGTTGAGATCGACCTTGTCCCCGATCATGCGGGGACTGAGGTAGTTCCCCTCGATGTTCTGAATGACGAGATAGCATAGGGCGACGACGATGGGCATGGTCAGGGTGTCGTGCGTGGCCAGGGTCACCAGGATCGGAGGGAGGGCGGCCACGACCGCGCCGATGTAGGGGATGTAGTTGAGCAACCCGGTCAGCGGCCCCCAGATATAGGCGTAATCCACGCCCAGCAGGAGCAACACCCCGGTCATGACCACGGCCAGGCCCAGATTGATCAGAGTCCGGATGCGCAGGAAATCCCGGATGCTCCGGGTCAGTTCGACGACGAGTTTTCCCGCCTGCCTCCGGTTCCCGATTCCCCAGGCGTTGATCAGCTTTTCCTTGAAATTCGGGGCGTCCACCAGGATCAGGACCAGCATGAAGAGGACGATGAGGATATTGGAGAAGATCCCGATCAGGGAAAGAATGGTATTGAAGAGCCGGCTGATCAGCCCGCTGATCAGCCTGGAGAAACTGACCGGTTCGTTGCCGGAAAAAGTCAAGCCGGGGATGATTTCGCTCAACCGCTGGGTCAGCCGGTCGTAGGTTTGGGAAAAGTCGTGGATGTATCCCTGAAGGCGGGAAAGGTAGCCGGGAAGGGAATTGGCGAAACTGTTGGCCTGACCGACCAGGAAGAACCCCAGGGTGCCGATCATGGCCAGGAGGATGGCGATGACCAGAAAGACGGAGATGGAATAGGGAATCCGTTTTTTGATCCCGGGAAGCTTGATCTGGTGGATGAAAGCGATGGCGGGGTAGAGGATGTAGGCCAGGAGCCCGGCGAT
Protein-coding regions in this window:
- a CDS encoding UDP-N-acetylglucosamine pyrophosphorylase — encoded protein: MKRRSLDILRERGAVVPLPESVEIAPEVDLDRIDAAGLVIHPGCRLRGARTAIGPGARLGQDGPVTLLDCRLDRNVTLEGGSFSGAVFLEGALVGPGAHVRPGTLLEEGSRAGHAVGMKQTVLFPFVTLGSLINFCDVLMAGGTGSGNHSEVGSSYIHFNFTPAQDKATPSLLGDVPRGVMLNQAPIFLGGQGGLVGPVRIGFGTTIAAGVVRRRDFLPGGKLLFGGSRAGGEKDFDPAVMGDILARVRKNLHYLANLFALRRWYLDVRIPRFGADPRTRAALAGAVELLDSAIAERTKRLGELADKCSLSAARIEDRDSPARKGQLSFCSNWGRIRDILAGQASREGDPRARDAFLAEFEGAPVAAGYVAAVQALSPAAAAAGTAWLQGIVETVEIEAAAPLES
- a CDS encoding zinc dependent phospholipase C family protein — protein: MKWRDHKRIAAEMAESFGLSYFEPEMVEGSVEPDKRRTVVHVWKRARKTTRHRMYQARRAYLKNNLSRCARFLGIVSHFITDGMVHGNMDRFSHSEDHSTVEGDIGARSDFTAKPADTIGEGIIDGEFAFQEIDALVKEGLSPLTLNRALSVLGGAVLSPAAPPPQVVKSNANFTARIRGPFFRAAGGAALLAAAGGGAYFSDPLWAVLAPFGLLAAGNAFCFRILASWGWAAAGAAALGFVYTLDEAPQWSRLLLTGLGAALWLRLRFTPDLARWAVRWYNMPETAGKPGKGAEG
- a CDS encoding mucoidy inhibitor MuiA family protein translates to MKTAAVIGFSMLLAAASEAAFPMEVDAPIARVTVYGQAAMVTRHAEISVPAGASELRLRGLSPSLMDDSVQVRGLGAGKTTITGIAVENVFLENPRRQEVEKLETRLEVLRNRREELKKQLDALALQLAFLATVRPGEKAAALPSPEQLQGVLEFIGSSAGSIGEKTVAVERDREKIGKEIAAVEEELRQIQGPAAASRREKTVTVSIEADAPGLFKLELLYMVPGALWRPVYDARADLAAGRVALDCRAEVRQSSGENWEGVDLALSTARPLVGGTPPEPRPWYIRFLQPQVSAAPGAMYRRSEGRALMAKEAFAGAELEEAAADFEDAVAVETGAAVSFQVPRAQDIPSDGQFHGMMLARRVFPGTFSYLAVPRLSESVYLQARFVNDGDAPYLPGEINVFNGDDFIGKSRFEGATPGQESRLDLGVDDRVKVERTLSSEETRQGGLFRGDTAYREYAYLIKVENFTRASARIDVVDQVPVSQTAEIKVEMDEVEPRPLPEWEGKGPGLMKWSLDVPPGASREISYKYSVSYPKDREIQGL
- a CDS encoding phosphatase PAP2 family protein, translated to MKPSEYTRYAEAAMTGYLVYLFLFILYFHERIPGWLPLEGAVTSALAFLAATVLLQERFPGSGVLRTVRNWLPLPLVLFGYHMVHFLVNSDRNPGFLVDRDGWLIAADRFLFGTDPTVWLQRITVPGLTEFMQIVYATNYFLPVVLLLVLFLQRRRLAFQHAVWVIALGYVLSYLGYFAVPAVGPRFTVVHDVPLCGIWCRERLASAIYFMEACPRDCFPSGHTEIPLVTLWLAFRWFRPLARAYLPVVMLLICSTVYLRYHYVVDVLAGMALAGLVILAGRLTLPRAGLETEAGGEA
- a CDS encoding CPBP family intramembrane metalloprotease, which encodes MGRTPGSGAVIAGLTVGISAAYYLASLLPGIPQPGAAVYQFILALVLMFAVPAAIIRRTGMGNLADYGWKKPVRGRELAWLAVGVPAVLTISWFSADQADFRGFYPLFGKEFPLSGANILLVVLLEISYLLYYIGWEFLYRGFALFGLKRAWGLVPAMVFQAAVSGAMHLHKPAAELAASFPAGVVFGLAALHCRSLRPVIVCHWLLGASLDLFILLRP
- a CDS encoding AI-2E family transporter: MKEHTGSGNIVAYCLLFISFILLLGIFYIARSILIPFAIAGLLAYILYPAIAFIHQIKLPGIKKRIPYSISVFLVIAILLAMIGTLGFFLVGQANSFANSLPGYLSRLQGYIHDFSQTYDRLTQRLSEIIPGLTFSGNEPVSFSRLISGLISRLFNTILSLIGIFSNILIVLFMLVLILVDAPNFKEKLINAWGIGNRRQAGKLVVELTRSIRDFLRIRTLINLGLAVVMTGVLLLLGVDYAYIWGPLTGLLNYIPYIGAVVAALPPILVTLATHDTLTMPIVVALCYLVIQNIEGNYLSPRMIGDKVDLNSLTVLLSLIVWGFIWGPIGMILSTPLTTCFKIICDHVELLKPIGVLLGGTRAGPGTEYGS